The Actinosynnema mirum DSM 43827 genomic interval AGACGTCGGTCACCCACTTCTTCGAGGCCGATCACGCCGGTTACCGGGGCTGGCGGTGGGCCGTCACGCTCGCCACCGCGGGCGAGGGCTCGCCGGTCTCGGTCAGCGAGGCCGTGCTGCTGCCCGGCAACGACGCGCTGGTCGCCCCGCAGTGGGTGCCGTGGAACGAGCGGGTCCGCGCCGGTGACCTCGGCGTCGGCGACCTGCTGCCCGCGTCCCCCGACGACCCCAGGCTCGCGCCCGGCTACGTCGGGTCCGAGGACCCGGCGGTCGAGGAGGTCGCGCTGGAGGTCGGCCTCGGCCGGGTGCGCGTGCTCTCCCGCGAGGGCGTGCTGGACGCCGCCGAGCGCTGGCGCGGCGGCGACTTCGGGCCGCGCAGCGAGATGGCGCGCAGCGCGCCCGCCGCGTGCGGGACCTGCGGGTTCTACCTGCGCGTCGCCGGGGCGCTCGGGGCGGCGTTCGGGGTGTGCGGCAACGAGCTGACGCCCGCGGACGGGCACGTGGTGCACGTCGAGTACGGGTGCGGCGCGCACTCCGAGGTCGAGGTGGAGGGCGGTTCGGCGGTGCCGGTGGCGGACGTCGTGTACGACGACGCGCTGCTGGAGGTCGAGGTGAACGAGCCCGTGGGCCGGTCCGACAACGACACCGCCGACGCCGCCGCTGGCGGCGCCACCGCGGGCGAGGGCGACACGCCCGGCGCCGTGGACGAGGTCGAGCGGGTTTCCGACGGGTCCGGCGCCACCGGGGTCTCCGGTCGGGCGACATCCCGGTGAGCGCGGACCACTTCGGCACCGAGGCCCTGCGGGAGTCGGTGCTCGCCGCCTGGCGCGGTTCGCCCACCCGCTTCCGCGAGGACGCCAACGCCGAGGAGGACCTGCGGCTCGGCGGGTACCGCGACCGGCTGCTGGTCGAGCTGGCGCAGAACGCGGCCGACGCCGCGGGCGCCGAGCCGGGCGTGCTGCGGCTGTCCTTCGTGGACGGCGAGTTCCGCGCGGCCAACACCGGCGCGCCGCTGACCGCCGACGGCGTGACGGCGCTCGCGTCGCTGCGCGCCTCCGCGAAGAGCTCCGACGCGGTCGGCCAGTTCGGCGTGGGCTTCGCGGCCGTGCTGGCGGTGACCGACGCGCCGCGCGTGGTGTCCACGTCCGGCGGGGTCGCGTTCTCCGCCGCGCGCACCCGCGAGGCCGTGCCGGAGCTGGCGTCCAAGCGCGGCGGCGACGTGCCCGTGCTGCGCCTGGTGTGGCCGACCGACGAGGCCGGTCCGCCCGAGGGCTTCGCCACCGAGGTCCGGCTGCCGCTCACCGCCGTGGACGGCGACGCCCTGCTGCGCGAGTGCGCCGA includes:
- a CDS encoding DUF3027 domain-containing protein, which translates into the protein MTATPTQQPQPVLADPAAVRLARDAAQEEAGSEHVGAHVGVLVEDETSVTHFFEADHAGYRGWRWAVTLATAGEGSPVSVSEAVLLPGNDALVAPQWVPWNERVRAGDLGVGDLLPASPDDPRLAPGYVGSEDPAVEEVALEVGLGRVRVLSREGVLDAAERWRGGDFGPRSEMARSAPAACGTCGFYLRVAGALGAAFGVCGNELTPADGHVVHVEYGCGAHSEVEVEGGSAVPVADVVYDDALLEVEVNEPVGRSDNDTADAAAGGATAGEGDTPGAVDEVERVSDGSGATGVSGRATSR